The following are encoded in a window of Ranitomeya variabilis isolate aRanVar5 chromosome 8, aRanVar5.hap1, whole genome shotgun sequence genomic DNA:
- the TCEANC2 gene encoding transcription elongation factor A N-terminal and central domain-containing protein 2: MDRFVIRNPKPPAAGAAGKHKASKGQATLHSLKRVVVLEDIKRWKCILDLPNQSTDNLIDTLSQLKNKIPSEEVIRSTKIGEAVERLQIHGNKEVSDLAKEVHVQWETFIQEKRCKPTIEVRSDAATEKLRSNGRRMISEALGIEAGDSLAECIEREVFHQSSRLINVHYRRTVRALVFALKNKPEIRTQVKDGHLPVNQLVQRHKK; encoded by the exons ATGGACAGGTTCGTGATCAGAAACCCTAAACCGCCGGCAGCGGGAGCCGCCGGGAAACACAAGGCGTCCAAGGGCCAGGCGACTCTGCACTCACTGAAG AGGGTTGTAGTGCTGGAAGATATAAAGAGATGGAAGTGTATCCTGGATCTGCCCAACCAAAGCACAGACAATCTGATAGACACTTTGTCACAACTAAAGAACAAAATTCCCTCTGAAGAGGTGATACGTTCCACTAAAATAG GGGAGGCGGTGGAGCGCTTGCAGATACACGGTAACAAGGAAGTATCCGATCTTGCTAAAGAAGTGCACGTGCAATGGGAAACGTTCATACAGGAGAAGCGATGTAAGCCGACCATAGAGGTGAGGAGCGACGCTGCGACCGAGAAGCTGCGCAGCAACGGCAGGAGGATGATCAGTGAAGCCTTGGGCATAGAG GCCGGTGACTCTTTGGCTGAGTGCATAGAACGAGAAGTTTTCCACCAAAGCTCCAGACTCATCAATGTGCACTACAGAAGGACGGTCCGTGCTTTGGTCTTCGCTCTGAAGAATAAACCTGAGATTCGGACACAAGTGAAAGATGGACATTTACCGGTCAACCAGTTGGTGCAGAGACATAAGAAGTAA